A window of Acinonyx jubatus isolate Ajub_Pintada_27869175 chromosome E4, VMU_Ajub_asm_v1.0, whole genome shotgun sequence contains these coding sequences:
- the LOC128312981 gene encoding collagen alpha-1(III) chain-like has protein sequence MRGCHGDRYQEPDSPGGRPVAQGPALRPRRASGRQMLQGCRGAGQTDHLWLANPSCLPGAAVGPELSFRFRFPLPEPPGWAQARPIPHRKCPIPGCGQTPAGPGEAWLLVPDTSNRHIKATLSLRTDTRAPRKGKSPRPRRASTPPVGPCPAFPIPSATARVPDISRRRSAMQQFGAARASPGAIKAPLGDQGPAAPSPAASGAARAVGRRLYILEPRFRLPRRPPPSPSPQLPGRRPRGPPLPQPPPGPARPGGETGRRGPGPGAPPPRPPPPRRRSPPAPPGAQPGAAHSPAGAVRAPGAAVRRPRRRAPFGSGFGPGWAGGGRGAPSLRAAAATGRAGSRAPSPPRSCPGSGPGPEPGERGGRLAVLAAPARTVRAPGSAPPCASWPEAGGRQAGAPSAPRGRKCTEQALARPGPAARPSSRLRAQPARPLRRRSPNLRGPLRSPPPRLQATPPPTPLQSRCQFNS, from the coding sequence GACAGACGGACCACCTGTGGCTGGCCAACCCCTCCTGTCTCCCGGGTGCTGCGGTGGGCCCAGAGCTGTCCTTCCGATTCCGCTTCCCACTCCCAGAGCCCCCAGGCTGGGCCCAAGCCCGGCCCATCCCCCACCGCAAATGTCCCATCCCAGGCTGCGGACAGACCCCTGCCGGCCCGGGAGAAGCCTGGCTCCTGGTTCCAGATACTTCGAACAGACACATCAAGGCCACCTTGTCCCTCCGCACGGACACCCGAGCTCCAAGGAAGGGGAAGTCCCCGCGGCCCCGGAGAGCTTCCACCCCGCCAGTCGGCCCCTGTCCCGCCTTCCCTATCCCCTCGGCCACTGCTCGGGTCCCCGACATCTCCAGGCGCCGCTCTGCCATGCAACAGTTTGGGGCGGCCCGAGCCTCCCCTGGGGCGATTAAGGCCCCCCTGGGGGATCAAGGCccagccgccccctcccccgccgcttCGGGTGCTGCCCGCGCGGTCGGCCGCCGTCTTTACATTCTCGAGCCCCGCTTCCGTCTGCCCCGGCGGCCGCCTCCCTCCCCGAGTCCCCAGCTCCCCGGCCGGCGTCCCCgcggcccgcccctcccccagcccccgcccggcccggcccggcccggcgggGAAACCGGGCGGCGGGGACCCGGGCCCGGCGCTCCCCCGCCGCGTCCCCCGCCGCCACGCCGACGGTCCCCCCCCGCGCCGCCCGGGGCTCAACCCGGGGCCGCACACTCACCCGCGGGCGCCGTCCGGGCTCCCGGGGCCGCCgtccgccgcccgcgccgccgcgcCCCGTTCGGCTCCGGCTTCGGcccgggctgggctgggggaggccggGGCGCGCCCTCcctccgcgccgccgccgccacagGCCGGGCAGGGTCGCGGGCGCCTTCCCCGCCGCGGAGTTGTCCGGGGAGCGGTCCTGGGCCCGAGCCGGGCGAGCGCGGTGGCAGGCTCGCCGTCCTCGCCGCCCCCGCCCGCACCGTCCGCGCCCCGGGCTCCGCGCCGCCCTGCGCGTCGTGGCCGGAGGCTGGCGGGCGACAGGCGGGCGCTCCCTCCGCGCCGCGCGGCCGCAAGTGCACAGAGCAGGCCCTCGcgcgccccggccccgccgcgcGCCCCTCCTCCCGGCTTCGCGCTCAACCTGCTCGCCCGCTTCGCCGCCGCTCCCCCAACCTCCGCGGCCCGCTCCGGTCGCCTCCTCCCCGTCTGCAAGCcacgccaccccccacccccctccagtcCCGCTGCCAGTTTAACTCCTGA